One segment of Rhodopirellula baltica SH 1 DNA contains the following:
- a CDS encoding SPFH domain-containing protein gives MFFLVGLMMGVGFYAVLKVLVGCLYTVRPDQRAVVTTFGAVKRLGAGSDGQALSDDERERYEYPQVEVIGPGGPYFKLPWQRVHKVSVATQTVDLTWDPSKAQSTIEAVTKDNLTTGVNGQIRYRISENNLYPYLFGVESPLEHVMGYFVSVLRERIANFVDPKGQSLLADAVAETEAIAGTGEDGVESKTSAVELSEGVSINDLRKNLPLLNQYMEEQCRSTTGRYGIELDAALITEIDPPAEVDRALSAINSTRNQVAADISTARADSEQQITMSARAVEIATNNAQAEVAPLHELAGTLISIKSEGGSDCLKAYLRNLRVPLFKRTERIYQTESNIEGNA, from the coding sequence GTGTTTTTCTTGGTTGGGTTGATGATGGGAGTCGGCTTCTATGCCGTGCTCAAAGTCCTGGTCGGGTGTTTGTACACCGTTCGGCCGGACCAGCGTGCGGTGGTCACGACCTTTGGGGCGGTCAAACGCCTCGGGGCAGGTTCCGATGGTCAAGCTCTCTCGGACGACGAGCGAGAACGCTATGAGTACCCGCAGGTCGAAGTGATCGGTCCCGGTGGTCCCTACTTCAAGTTGCCTTGGCAACGAGTTCACAAGGTCAGCGTCGCGACGCAAACCGTCGATTTGACTTGGGACCCATCCAAGGCTCAAAGCACGATCGAGGCGGTCACAAAAGACAACCTCACCACGGGAGTCAACGGCCAGATTCGCTATCGGATCAGTGAAAACAATCTGTACCCGTACTTGTTCGGCGTGGAGAGTCCGCTGGAGCACGTGATGGGATACTTCGTCTCAGTGCTTCGAGAACGGATCGCGAATTTTGTTGATCCCAAGGGGCAAAGCTTGTTGGCCGATGCGGTGGCGGAAACCGAAGCCATCGCCGGGACCGGTGAAGATGGTGTGGAATCCAAAACGAGTGCCGTGGAGCTTTCAGAAGGCGTTTCGATCAATGATTTGCGGAAGAATTTGCCGCTGTTGAATCAGTACATGGAAGAACAGTGCCGTTCGACAACGGGACGCTACGGCATTGAGCTGGATGCCGCTTTGATCACCGAAATTGATCCGCCCGCCGAAGTCGACCGGGCGTTGTCCGCGATCAATAGCACACGCAACCAAGTCGCCGCTGACATCAGCACCGCGCGTGCGGATTCGGAACAGCAGATCACGATGAGTGCTCGCGCGGTGGAGATTGCGACGAACAATGCCCAAGCCGAAGTGGCACCGCTTCATGAACTCGCCGGGACATTGATCAGCATCAAGTCCGAGGGCGGATCGGATTGCTTGAAGGCTTACTTGCGGAACCTTCGTGTGCCGTTGTTCAAACGCACCGAACGTATTTATCAAACCGAATCAAATATTGAAGGGAATGCATAA